The Alosa sapidissima isolate fAloSap1 chromosome 12, fAloSap1.pri, whole genome shotgun sequence nucleotide sequence TTATTATATGATAATAAAATGTGTGGCGTCTACTGCTGACCTGTCCAGGTGGTCTGGTCCGGTTTCTTCCCCTCCCTCgtgctcctcctcttcttcctcagcTGTGTCGGGGCCCGCGGTGCCCTCTGTGGTGCCCTCTGTGATGCCCGCGCTGGCCACTGCTGTGCCCTCTCTGTGCCCACCGGCTCGGCTCATGCCACACGTGGCCCAGCTGGACATGCGCTGGAAGGCCCCGAACTCGGCCGCCCCGAGGCCGCGCTGGCGGAAGAACTCTTGGCCCACGTAGTGCTGCCAGTCGCAGCGGTGGTGGCAGCACAGAGCGATGGCCACTCCGCCCACCTCCGGCTGCTGGGACGGAGCGGCCACCGAGCCCTCCCTCGCGATGTCCGCTCTCACGCGCTTACTAGACGGCTCGTCGCCATCATCACCTGGCACTGATCTCTCCAGCAGACACCGCAGAGCCAGGTCtgtgcagaggaggaggaggaggaagaggaggaggaggaagaggaggcagaggaagaggaggcagaggaggaggaaaaagaggagaaggaggaagaggaagaggaggcagatgaggaggaggaggaggaagaggaggagagcagggagggaaagagagatgcatGATAAGAGGAAAGGGAAACAGAACCATCAAGCAGCAAGAAACTAGATGAAGACAATGAATGGAGTGGCTTGAAATGTGACGCAGCTTGAAATGTAGCCTGCTGATGCATATCACAACACATTAGAAGCTACTTCCACTTATTTCCATTAAGTACCAATGAAATGAATGGAAGTAATGTATCAAGCATCTGGTAAAACAACAAACATTTCCAACGTCAACACTGGGATGCCAGACTGGCCAGTGTGGACGTGTGGCCAGTGTGGCCAGTGTGGCCATGTGGCCAGTGTGGACGTGTGGCCAGTGTGGACAGTGTGGACGTGTGGTCAGTGTGGACGTGTAGACGTGTGGCCAGTGTGGACGTGTGGACGTGTGGACGTGATTTTATTTACCTGTCGCAGCGCCACACAGGTGTTtgcccacccccaccacagGCAGGTGTTTTTCCTGGAGGAGGGACActttacctacacacacacacacacacacacacacacacacacacacagagtacattaacacacacacacagagtacattaacacacacacacacacacacacacacagagagtacattaactaacacacacacacacacacacacacacacacacacacacacacagagtacattaacacacacacacacacacaaagtttcaTCTCCTGTATGTGTTGAATgtaaatgttttatataaataaaatgagTCTTCTTACTCAAGTCAAGGTGCTGAATATCCACCTGCAGCCTTTCAAATGTGGAGTCGGTACTTCTGTTCTTGCCATCTACCTTCATAGCCAAGGAGAAAAACACTTATACACTGaataaacacactctctctctctctcacaaacacacacacacacacacacacagttgtggcAGGTTGGATTGAAACATAGAGCAGCTGGTCTGTGTCACACATACTTTGAAGCGCGTCGTGGATCTCTCCACCAGCAGGAAGTGGACGTCCTCTGCTGTTCCCAGGGCCGTGTGGATCCAGTGGGACAGCTTCCCCTTACCCGCACCAAACTCCACCACACACCTGTGTGAACCAAGCAGGCTCAGAGCCTCCATGTTCCCCAGAATAGAAGCCTGTTAAAGCAACACTGAGGTCAAAGTCACACAAACAACCCATAGTGAATGAAAATGGCTTCAATTCTCAATACAAAGACAGAAATGGTCAAACAGCACCTGTTGCTTCAGGTGTTTGCAGGCAAAGTCTCCATTTTTGGGGTCATTCAAAGGTTCTTTGAGAACAGGGTGGGACAGTATGCTCTCCTTGTGTTTCACACTGAGTCCTGATAGCAAAGAGATGGACATTACAGGACACTGGGTATTTCTCCTCTGTATGGTAAAACAGTAACACTATGGCAGACTTcgaaacaagaaaaaaacatttaaaaatgtcCCCAATTGAAATGCACCTTTCACAGCATTTTTAAGCTTCTGAATTAGATGCTCCATCTCCTTTTGAGAGCGGTCAGCCAGTGATACctggtaaacaaacacacatcagcatcaatTCCTTACCAATAaaatttggggcagccgtggccggACTTGTTAGCGCTAACTTggggttagcgcttcggacttgtagccagagggttgccggttcgaaccccgaccagtaggccacggctgaagtgcccttgagcaaggcacctaacccctcactgctccccgagcgccgctgttattgcaggcagctcactgcgccgggattagtgtgtgcttcacctcactgtgtgttcactgtgtgctgagtgtgtttcactaattcacggattgggataaatgcagagaccaaatttccctcacaggatcaaaagagtacattacattacattacatttagcagacacttgttgaccaagtgacttacatatgtcagctatattacaagggatcacattgtccccggagcagcTTGGGgtgaagtgccttgctcaagggcacaacggtggaatccgggaattgaaccgacaactttcaggctactgcacgctagcccagctccttaaccactacattaCCACCACCCCAACGAATGCGACAGTCACGCGGGTTTGGCGTCTTGAAGGCGGATCCGCCTAGGAGTCTACTGCTGTGTGGGCAGTTGTATAGATTATAACATtgagaaacacacattcatacagatATTAAGCACATCCACGCAGCACTACCATTCAAGTTAAGTTACTCATCATTGCCCGGCAAGAAGTCCACAATCAATTCTTGCCACGATCTGTGGAGCTTACAGACAacgtatatatacttatacttacttaaaaGCCACTATTATTGTATATGTCAATAAAAACAGGAGTTACCTCATCTGACACAGGGACTGGGACTGTAACTGGCCCAGCGTTAATGTCTTTCACATAATAAACCTGCAGAAGAGAATAAAAATGAACTTGTCTTCAATAGCTTGGGGGGTGAAAAATATCTCGTCTGAAGTCTGATGCAAGTGAAGTGAAGGGCTCTAAAACACTACACGTGTATTCACAAGAACGCACAGGTTTGGGTTTCTCCTTTGAGTTGCACTTTTTCAAGTGCTTTGCCAGAATGTCTTCATAGACTGTGCTGTTTGGGAAAAGGAAAAGGCAAACATGTCTTGAGGGCAGTAAAAGCCATGATTCGCACACAGGTTAAAGTtctagacacacaaacagaatacTTGAACATTACAGAAAATAGGCTGCTGACTAATGTACTAATGTATGCTTACTGTTtggggtctagtgggcatggtATTCTCTTCCTGGCGCTTTCTTGATCCTAAAGAGAGAACAGTGTGAACTTAgcatggctggctggctgggtagGCTACTTTCAGACTTTAGTTACTGTTGCCAATAAGAATAATGTAAAGAAAGATTAAACTTACGACATTGGCATGCTCGCCACAATATGCTTTGCCACTTCCAACAACCATTTTACAGtatcttttcttcttctccacGAAATAGGCACATCTGCCTGGGAGAGGGGCAGACACGCCATCTGCCACCACAGCAGACTCCATCTTACTGACGCTTCAATTTCACGTCATGCGTTGAGTGAAAACCCAAACACAAGCGCGCGGCGTTCTGTGCATCTGTGCCTGTTGGTTGCCAGCAGCAACAATTATAACAAACAGATGACTCCGGGAGGAGAAACGTAACATACCACGTATTATCGTATATAATTCCAGTGTAACTAAGAAGTAGACCAAACGGAGATAGTTACTTTGCAAACGTTTTTTTCCCAAATGGTAAACAAAATAGGCATGTATTTACTTCAAAACATGTGGTTGTATTCAGAGAGCGCTTAAGAATGACGTAATCTTCGTAACTTCCGCCTTTCAACTTTCGCCCACAACGGCCATTCGCGGGACAGAGGCGCCAAACTCGAAATTTTTAGAGGTTTAGAAACCGAGAGTGTTTATATGCTTTTCTTGTAGACTTTTTGGGGAATATGAAACAACGATGACGGAGATACTTTTCAACAAGAAATTGCAAGTGCACGTGAAATGTAAAGACTGCGATGACCGGTATGTTAACTTTTATGTATTCCGCTAACCtcctagctaacgttagaaggCTACCAAGCCCTTTATGTTCAACGagttggctagctagctagggtTGCCATTCAATCATGGCAGGTACTTTCACCAACAGATGTTGAAGTCCACACAGCAGCTGACACCAGAATAATTCACGATAATCGTTTTGTTATTGAGAGATTACTATGCTTATGGTTGTTTTGTACATTTACAGGC carries:
- the trmt13 gene encoding tRNA:m(4)X modification enzyme TRM13 homolog, giving the protein MESAVVADGVSAPLPGRCAYFVEKKKRYCKMVVGSGKAYCGEHANVDQESARKRIPCPLDPKHTVYEDILAKHLKKCNSKEKPKPVYYVKDINAGPVTVPVPVSDEVSLADRSQKEMEHLIQKLKNAVKGLSVKHKESILSHPVLKEPLNDPKNGDFACKHLKQQASILGNMEALSLLGSHRCVVEFGAGKGKLSHWIHTALGTAEDVHFLLVERSTTRFKVDGKNRSTDSTFERLQVDIQHLDLSKVSLLQEKHLPVVGVGKHLCGAATDLALRCLLERSVPGDDGDEPSSKRVRADIAREGSVAAPSQQPEVGGVAIALCCHHRCDWQHYVGQEFFRQRGLGAAEFGAFQRMSSWATCGMSRAGGHREGTAVASAGITEGTTEGTAGPDTAEEEEEEHEGGEETGPDHLDSLSVEEREHIGRLCKLLIDQGRVHYLQQRGLEAGLRSYTTPDISLENVLLTAVPRPGHTGAPLLI